The genome window AATGTATAGTGGAAAATGAAGAGGCTATGAAAAACGCATAGCTATCAAAGACCAATTAAATGAGGTGTTTAAATGTCTTCAGTTGTTGTAGTAGGAACACAGTGGGGCGATGAAGGAAAAGGGAAGATTACGGATTTTCTTTCCGAGAATGCAGAAGCGATTGCTAGATATCAAGGTGGGAACAATGCAGGTCATACAATTAAGTTTGATGGCGTAACGTACAAATTACACTTAATTCCATCAGGTATCTTTTACAAAGAAAAAATTAGTGTTATTGGTAACGGTATGGTTGTTGATCCAAAGGCTTTAGTGGAGGAATTAAAATATCTTCATGATAAAGGCGTGGATACTTCTAATTTGCGTATTTCTAACCGTGCGCACATTATTTTACCATATCACATTCGTATTGATGAAGCTGACGAAGAACGTAAGGGCGCAAACAAAATCGGTACAACGAAAAAAGGTATCGGCCCAGCTTACATGGATAAAGCAGCGCGTGTAGGTATTCGTATTATTGATTTATTAGATAAAGAAACATTTAAAGAGAAATTAGAGCATAATCTTGGCGAGAAAAACCGTTTATTAGAACGTTTTTACGAACTTGAAGGCTTTAAACTAGAAGATATTTTAGAAGAATATTATGAATATGGTCAACAATTTAAAGAATATGTTTGCGATACATCTGTTGTTTTAAATGACGCATTAGATGATGGTAAACGTGTATTATTTGAAGGTGCGCAAGGGGTTATGCTTGATATTGATCAAGGAACATATCCATTTGTAACTTCAAGTAACCCGATTGCTGGTGGCGTAACTATCGGTAGTGGTGTTGGTCCTTCAAAAATCAATCATGTTGTTGGTGTGGCGAAAGCTTATACAACACGTGTTGGTGATGGTCCTTTCCCAACAGAATTATTTGATTCTATTGGTGACACTATTCGTGAAGTCGGTCATGAATATGGTACAACGACTGGTCGTCCGCGTCGTGTAGGTTGGTTTGATAGCGTAGTGGTTCGTCATGCGCGTCGTGTTAGTGGATTAACAGATTTATCGTTAACACTACTTGATGTTTTGACAGGAATTGAGACACTTAAAATCTGTGTAGCTTACAAATTAGACGGAAAAACAATTACAGAGTTCCCAGCAAGTTTGAAAGATTTAGCTCGTTGCGAACCTGTTTATGAAGAACTTCCAGGCTGGACGGAAGATATTACTGGAGTTACATCACTAGATGATCTTCCAGTGAACTGCCGCCATTACATGGAGCGTATCGCCCAACTTACGGGAGTGCAAGTTTCTATGTTTTCTGTAGGCCCTGATCGCGCTCAAACACATGTCATTAAAAGCGTTTGGCGTTTAGCTTAATAAAATAATTATCAAGCCCATCTAAGGTGTATTCTTGGATGGGCTTTTTTTATATGGCATTCTCGCTATATAAAAATAAAAGTGATTTTGGAATGGTATACAATTTTTTGTTTCAAAAGTTGAAAAAGTTAACAAAAGAAAATGAAGTTTGTGAAAAACACATCTTTTTATATAGAAATGTTGTTATGGAAAGACCAATTATCAAGGCTTTGTAGATATTTTATTCGTATTTTTGTCACATTTCGATTTGTGAATTCGTGTTATAATTTATGAGTGATATCTTATTCACAATAGATAATAAGAGGAGATGAAGTGAATGTCAGGTCAAATTCGTATGAGTCCAAGCGAACTACGTGATCGCGCGAAAACTTACGGTCAAAGTGGTCGAGATATTGAGGATATTCTAAGTCGTTTAAGCCAACTACAAGAACAACTACGTAGCGAATGGGAAGGTCAAGCTTTTATGCGTTTTGATGATCAATTTGAACAATTAAAACCAAAAGTAACTGAATTCGCAAACTTAATGGATCAAATTAACGATCAACTTGAGAAGACAGCAAACGCAGTAGAAGAGCACGATCAACAACTTTCTCAAAACTTCGGATTCTAAAATCAACAAAAAGTGGGGCATACATACAAATATCGTTGGATGCTTTACGAAAAGCCATGCAGTTTTTTGCATGGCTTTTTCTAAACATAGAAAGCTTATGCCTAAAAAGGTATTTATATAAAAAAGACACAGCGGGAGTGGGACATGAATGAAGAAAGTAAAATGGAGTATTTTACTCTTTTTAGTCTTGGCGATTTTTCTTTCGGCAGGAATTACTTATTTGGCTTTGAATCAAAGTTCGAATAAAGAGTCTAAAAATAATAGTGAAAAAACACACAAGATGACTATTGCACTCGTTAATGAGGACCAAGGAGACAACTTCCAAGGAAAACAAGTAGAGTTTGGTAATCAATTTGTTAAAAGTATTGAAAAAGATGATACGCATGAATGGTACGTTGTTAGCCGCGGAGTTGCAGAAAGTGGCTTAAAACGAGATGTATACAATATGATGATCGTTATCCCGAGTGACTTTTCCGAAAAAGCAATGTCAATGACTTCGAGCGCCCCAGAAAAAGTGACAATTAGCTACAAAGTTAACGATGTAGGAAATAGCGATCTAAAAGCGGAAGCCGAAAAAACAGCAGCTTCTGTATTGGAAGATTTCAATTCACGGATTATTGATGTTTATTTTGCAAGCATTTTAACAACTTTACAAGAAGCGCAGGATAATATTGGAACCCTAGTTAAAGAAGAGAAAAAGTATGACGCTATCTACAATAAAGACGTAAATAATCCGTTATCCAACTACACAAAACAGTTTAAAACGGTGCAAGACTACACAGGAACTTCTAAAGAGAGCTTCCAAGGTTTCCAAGATATTATGAAAGAATTTGAGGAAAGCCTAACTCTCTCTCAAAAAGAAAACGAAGAACATATGAAAAACATGGATGCTTATACAAAAACACAAGAGGAAAACGCTCCTTTTGGGGTAGAATTCACAGAAAACTTGTCAAAATTTGATGGCACTTTATCGGCAGAAGATATTCGAATGCAAACTGCCGCTTTAGAACAAGCCAATGCGAAAATGACTTCAGAATTTCAAATTTTAGAAGATAGTAATTCATTGTTATCACAAACACAGGCTTTACAGAGCTATATAGCTGAAACCAATGCACGGATTGATGCGGTGGATGCCGAAATTATGGGAACGCTCGAAAATGATTTTCGGACGGCTGTTTATAATGACTTGTTGCGTATTTTACAAGAAAACGAGTACTCGGATAAGTTGAATGAAATTGGTCTTAAAGATTTGACCGGAGAAGATATTAATGCTGGCTTTAACAAAATGATTGTTAAGGAAATACAATCATTACCAACATATAATGCGGACCAATTAGCATCGATTGGGCTTGATGAAGAGATGTACAAAAATGTTGTAACGCTTTCTAAGGAATATTATAGTAACCATCGCGGTGCTTTTAGCGAAGGTTTTAGCTTTACGACTGATCCTAAAACTCTACCAACTGACACGCTGAAAAGCGATACGATTAATCGATTGAAATCCGAAGGGGTCGCGCTAGAAAGCAGTTCCTATACGGTTGAAGGTAGCGATTATCCAACAGAAATAATTCTAACTTTAGATGAAAATTTCACTTTTTCAGATGTTGATTGTTTGGTTAATGGAAGCAGTAATCCAGAGTTAGTTCAACAAACTGCATACGGAGAAAATGGCATAAAGCTTAGTATACAGGCGCTTGGAAGTACACCGGCAGAGATTAAAATCACCGGAAAAGCGAAGTTGCGAGAAGGTGTCAATGTTCCATTAATTGGTGCTGTGAATTGGAATGCTACATTGCAGCAATATGAGAAAAAAGAATATAGTGAAATGCCAACAATTCCATCAGAGCTTGATCCTACTACCCCGGATACTTCATTAATAGTTAGAAAAGAACCTGTACCGATTAAGGTCACTGCACCAACATATTTGAATGAGACGAAGAGTTCTGTAAAAGCAATTACTAATACAGTAAAAGATTACTATAAACTACAAGCATTATTTGATTTATATTACGGAATTGATGCGAGTGATTCTGGACAAATACCGGATTTTAGTAATTATCAAGTGACGCTAGAAAATTCTGCGAAAGCATCCTCGTATTATTATATTTTTAATAAAGAAGATGTGATTGGTAGCTTTGTAAATCTTACTACAGATCGGTTTGTGGCAGATTATACGAAAAAAATTAAAGCTTTTGAGAAGCGAATTGATGACTACAAAAATACAATGGCTGAGGCCAATTCCAGATCAGAAGACGTAACAAATAGATTAAACGAAACGACGCAAGAAGCCATTAATTTAAATACAAATCTAGCGTTAACGTTGCAAAACCTAGAATCTTGGCGAGAGGAAAGTAAAGGTTTAATAGAAGAAAATGGCGTTGTTTTAGAAAAATCTGGCGAAGAAGCCACGATGGCACTGCAATTAAGCTCCGAATTTGCCGGGCTTTTAGCGGAAAGTGAATCGTTAGCTGGTACTTCTGAAGGTAATTTGAAGTCAGCGGAAGTCGTGTACAAAACTTTTGATGCGATCGATAAGGAAGCCAAGAATATTCAACAAAGCGGAGAAACTTTAGTAAAAGAAGCCTCCACACTATCCGATGATTTAAGCGGAAAATTGGAAGACGACGAAACGTTCCAGAAAAATTTCGCTAAGGTTATGGAAAATAGCCGTGTTGGTGATCGACAAAATGAAAATCTATATAGTTTCTTAAGTAGTCCGGTCGATAAGATGAATGCCGGGACTATTGTTGCGGGTGACAAATCAATGCCATACTTCATGATTTTGATTTGTACGATTCTGGCAATTTTCACTAGCTACGTTATTTCACACCAAGAGAAAAAACGTGAACAATTAAATGAATTTGAGAAAGAAATGTCGCTTGTCTTTAAAAATATTCCAATTACTTTCCTAGCGATCTGTGTTGGGATTATTGAGGGGCTCATAATAGGCGCCATTTCAGGATTTATTTTTGAAGTTGGAGAAATTGGGATGTTCCTATGGATAGGTGTCTGCGTTCTAATTATGATGACGTTAGTTACTGCTTTTTCATATTTATTACGTCAGTTCAACATGATTGGGATGTCGATTATTTTACTCGTTTTAAGTTTGTATCTATTCTTAACGGATGCAGTTGGACTTAACATTGATAATGAATCTATTTTCGCGACGTTCAGAACGTTCTCGCCACTTCAATACATGGAATACTTATTGAATGGGATTTTGAGTGCACAGAAGGATTATATTATTGTCGTATACAGCTTGATTGGCGCGACAGTAGTATTTACTGGTCTCAACCTATTTGTCTGGCACCGTTCTAAAGAAAAAGTAGAGGAGGACGATTCAGATGAAATATAAAATAGTAGCACTACTTATGTTACTTTGTTTTGCTTTTGCTCCGGGAGTTCTCGCTGCGGATTCAGATAGCTATTTAGAAAACAATGGGAAAATGGACATCAAAACAGATAGACTTCAAAAAACAGAAGAAGAAAAAACAAAAGAACTAGAACAGATGGAGGAAACGGAGCTCGATAAGAACGGAATTCCACTTTTTACTGACGAAATGGATGAAAAAATCGCCAAAGAAAAAGCGGCAGAGAAAGCGGAATATGACCGGATTAAAGACTCACTTTTTGAAGAAGAACCTACATCTGGCGAAACAGTAAAAAAAACGAAAGAGAAGTTGTTTACAGGCGAGTACGAGACAACAGCTGTAAACACGGAAACACCTACTACTACGGAAACAACAGTAGAAGACGAAACGAAAAAAACAAAACAAAAAACAGTTGGTGGAGCAATTGCAGGGACACTTGTAGCTTTAGCAGGCGGGATTTATGTGGCTGCGCGCAATGTTTTTGAATAGAAAGCGGGGAGTTTTAATTGGCTAAAAACACACATATGAATGTGACAGTTGATTTCACTAATTGGGGAGCAAGTAAGTATGATTTGCGAATTCCGGTGCATCAACCAATCAAAGCATTAATTATCAATTTGGCAGAAACGCTCAAAATCGATTACAAAGATTTGTCCAAATGTACGATAAAAACAACGAATAAAGCGATATTACTAAGCGATGATGACAAATTGACTAATTTTCAAATTGCGGACGGAGACATTTTAGAAATTTTATAGAAAAAAAGGAGAATAAAAACGATGAATAAGACAATAGAAATGGACGGAATAACTTACGATTTTACTTATGAGGATCTAGTTTGGAGCATTACGTTTCCAAAATCAAAAACACACGCTAAAGAACTCGCACAACTAGAACTATTAGAAAAACCTGCGACACATTTTACTCCTGCAAAAATCTCAAGTGATAGCGATTCGTATACAATTTCTTATGAGATTGCGAAACGTACTTATGGATTTGAACAAGTTCGAAAAATGGGACGTGAAGATAAACTGCGCGCACTGCGGAATATTGCGGATTTAGGCGAATTGTTAAACACGCGCTATACATTCTTTTTACACCCGGATAATCTGATTTTCGATATTAACCTAGTGCCAAGTATTGTTCATCGGGGCATTAAAAATATATTACCGCCATATGAACTAACAGAAGAAACTTTTTTCAAACAATATCAATGTTTCGTTATTGCGATGTTTTCTAAGAAATTCTCTTTTGAAAACTTGTATAATGGCTCGCTATCAGGGGCTAGAGGAACGCAATTTGAGAAGAGTATATTAGATGCAAAAACGGTACAAGATATTGCTACTATTTTAGAAGAAGCTTACGTGAAAGAGCATGCGGCGGTTCAAAAAAATATGGCAAGCGTACCGAAGAAAAAATACAGTACTTTCCGTGGGTTGGCGGTTGGTTTCATTATCGTCGCTATTTTACTTGCAATTCCAGTAAGTTATTTTGCCTTCGTTAAAGTCCCTCTGCAAAATGATTTACTAACGGCAAACGAGAATTTCCTGAAAACAGATTACGATAAAGTGATTACAGGTCTAGAAAATGTGGATCCAGAAAAAATGCCGCAGTCTGTCCAATATGAATTAGCTTATTCCTATGTTAAGGGTGAAAAAATGAGCGATAAAAAGAAAGAAAACATTATGAATACAATCAGCTTAAAATCT of Listeria monocytogenes contains these proteins:
- a CDS encoding WXG100 family type VII secretion target; this encodes MSGQIRMSPSELRDRAKTYGQSGRDIEDILSRLSQLQEQLRSEWEGQAFMRFDDQFEQLKPKVTEFANLMDQINDQLEKTANAVEEHDQQLSQNFGF
- a CDS encoding adenylosuccinate synthase — translated: MSSVVVVGTQWGDEGKGKITDFLSENAEAIARYQGGNNAGHTIKFDGVTYKLHLIPSGIFYKEKISVIGNGMVVDPKALVEELKYLHDKGVDTSNLRISNRAHIILPYHIRIDEADEERKGANKIGTTKKGIGPAYMDKAARVGIRIIDLLDKETFKEKLEHNLGEKNRLLERFYELEGFKLEDILEEYYEYGQQFKEYVCDTSVVLNDALDDGKRVLFEGAQGVMLDIDQGTYPFVTSSNPIAGGVTIGSGVGPSKINHVVGVAKAYTTRVGDGPFPTELFDSIGDTIREVGHEYGTTTGRPRRVGWFDSVVVRHARRVSGLTDLSLTLLDVLTGIETLKICVAYKLDGKTITEFPASLKDLARCEPVYEELPGWTEDITGVTSLDDLPVNCRHYMERIAQLTGVQVSMFSVGPDRAQTHVIKSVWRLA
- the essB gene encoding type VII secretion protein EssB; protein product: MNKTIEMDGITYDFTYEDLVWSITFPKSKTHAKELAQLELLEKPATHFTPAKISSDSDSYTISYEIAKRTYGFEQVRKMGREDKLRALRNIADLGELLNTRYTFFLHPDNLIFDINLVPSIVHRGIKNILPPYELTEETFFKQYQCFVIAMFSKKFSFENLYNGSLSGARGTQFEKSILDAKTVQDIATILEEAYVKEHAAVQKNMASVPKKKYSTFRGLAVGFIIVAILLAIPVSYFAFVKVPLQNDLLTANENFLKTDYDKVITGLENVDPEKMPQSVQYELAYSYVKGEKMSDKKKENIMNTISLKSDAKNLLYWIYNGRGEFSKSLDIAKLLDDPTLAMYSLTKQIEQVQSDTTLSGDEKVEKLKTLEESLKEYDEKVNESTTTEDETTNTEAK
- the esaA gene encoding type VII secretion protein EsaA: MKKVKWSILLFLVLAIFLSAGITYLALNQSSNKESKNNSEKTHKMTIALVNEDQGDNFQGKQVEFGNQFVKSIEKDDTHEWYVVSRGVAESGLKRDVYNMMIVIPSDFSEKAMSMTSSAPEKVTISYKVNDVGNSDLKAEAEKTAASVLEDFNSRIIDVYFASILTTLQEAQDNIGTLVKEEKKYDAIYNKDVNNPLSNYTKQFKTVQDYTGTSKESFQGFQDIMKEFEESLTLSQKENEEHMKNMDAYTKTQEENAPFGVEFTENLSKFDGTLSAEDIRMQTAALEQANAKMTSEFQILEDSNSLLSQTQALQSYIAETNARIDAVDAEIMGTLENDFRTAVYNDLLRILQENEYSDKLNEIGLKDLTGEDINAGFNKMIVKEIQSLPTYNADQLASIGLDEEMYKNVVTLSKEYYSNHRGAFSEGFSFTTDPKTLPTDTLKSDTINRLKSEGVALESSSYTVEGSDYPTEIILTLDENFTFSDVDCLVNGSSNPELVQQTAYGENGIKLSIQALGSTPAEIKITGKAKLREGVNVPLIGAVNWNATLQQYEKKEYSEMPTIPSELDPTTPDTSLIVRKEPVPIKVTAPTYLNETKSSVKAITNTVKDYYKLQALFDLYYGIDASDSGQIPDFSNYQVTLENSAKASSYYYIFNKEDVIGSFVNLTTDRFVADYTKKIKAFEKRIDDYKNTMAEANSRSEDVTNRLNETTQEAINLNTNLALTLQNLESWREESKGLIEENGVVLEKSGEEATMALQLSSEFAGLLAESESLAGTSEGNLKSAEVVYKTFDAIDKEAKNIQQSGETLVKEASTLSDDLSGKLEDDETFQKNFAKVMENSRVGDRQNENLYSFLSSPVDKMNAGTIVAGDKSMPYFMILICTILAIFTSYVISHQEKKREQLNEFEKEMSLVFKNIPITFLAICVGIIEGLIIGAISGFIFEVGEIGMFLWIGVCVLIMMTLVTAFSYLLRQFNMIGMSIILLVLSLYLFLTDAVGLNIDNESIFATFRTFSPLQYMEYLLNGILSAQKDYIIVVYSLIGATVVFTGLNLFVWHRSKEKVEEDDSDEI
- a CDS encoding EsaB/YukD family protein, producing the protein MAKNTHMNVTVDFTNWGASKYDLRIPVHQPIKALIINLAETLKIDYKDLSKCTIKTTNKAILLSDDDKLTNFQIADGDILEIL
- the essA gene encoding type VII secretion protein EssA; this translates as MKYKIVALLMLLCFAFAPGVLAADSDSYLENNGKMDIKTDRLQKTEEEKTKELEQMEETELDKNGIPLFTDEMDEKIAKEKAAEKAEYDRIKDSLFEEEPTSGETVKKTKEKLFTGEYETTAVNTETPTTTETTVEDETKKTKQKTVGGAIAGTLVALAGGIYVAARNVFE